The genomic region AATAGCCATATGGCTATGACCGTCTGTAAAGCCTGGTAATAAAGTTTTTCCTTGAAGATCCTTTTTTGAAGCTGTAGGGTATTGTTTTTTTGCATTCTCAATAGTACCTACATAAACTATTTTTCCATTTGATTCTACTAAAGCTTCTGCATAAATAGGAGAGTCTCCGTCCATCGTGATGATATCTCCATTATAGTAGAGTACAAAATCAATATTATCAGCTTTAGTTTTACAAGACCATACCAAAAGCATGGAAAGTATTATGGTTAGTGTTCTTTTGATGTAATTCATATTCCTCTTTATCTATTTGTTTAATACAAAATTACAAAAGCACTCCTCCTGTAAATACTCAGTTACAGTAATCCAATACTCCAAAACGGTATATTTATTTCTAGCTTAATTGTGTATGAAATAGTAGAAATATTATTATATAAATTGTCTAATTTTATGAAAAAGCCAATCATCTTTGATTGATGATTGGCTTATTTATTCCTAAATAACTTCAATTGGATTGACTCCTTTCATTTTCCTAAACATCTCAGAAAATTTAGATAAGTTAGTATACCCTAAATCATATCCTACATCACTTACAGAATACTTACCTGTCTTTAGCCTTCTATAGGCTTCGTCCATTTTCGCGTTGATATAAAACTTATAAATGGAAGTGCCAGTCATATTCTTAAAATCTTTATTTAATTTAGAAACACTAATGGCAAACTCCTTGGCGAGTTCTTCTGTGTTAACAGAAGTGGAAAGTGAATCTAATAATTTAGCTTTTACAGCATTCATTCTTTCCATGTCCTGAACCTTTAAGCTATTTTGCTTAGTAATCTGATTGTTTTCAAGCTTTTTAAAGAGAACTGCTAAAATTTCTAACCCTCTTGCTTTCAAATATGCCTTACGGTTAAAACCTTCTTTGTAAAAGAAGATAGTATCATTTGCTAACTTTTTAATTTCTTGAAAAATAGGTAAGTGGTAAATAACTCCTTCATTTTCGTCAAATAAACCATTGATAAAAGCAGAAGAGTCTGTGAAGACTTCTTCTATATCTGATTTATAAAACTTAAAAGTAATAGAGGTTAAACGTTTATTAGGTTCAAATTCAACATTAAGAGGGAACAATCCATTATAAAATATAATTCCATTCATATTGTCGGCTTCGACCTCCTTTACTTTATTTTTGAAATAATGTTTCAAATTGCCTTCACAAATAATTGCTAGATGAAGCAAATTGGGATCATTGTCTGGTTTTATTCTTTCCCATATCATTTTTTTTGAAAGAGAACATGAAAAAACAGCCATACTTATCCTATCACAGACTTTAATAACAGTACCTTCAACCACGTCATTACCCTTTTTATGGTACAAATCGTGATTACTGATATTCATGTTGGTGAAGTACCTAGAAAGTGTATTGAAATAATTTACATGAGGTCCTTCTTCAAACTGTAAATAATAAGTATCTTCTTTTTCCATAAGTCTCTCTCAAAAAAAATGAATAAATTGAATGTTAATTAATAAAGTAGGTTTTTTCTTTTTAGAAGTACTCGGTTAAATTCAAGTATAAAGCTCCACCTTCTCCAGCAGTATTCATACCGTAGTCAATGCCAATATTGGTACGTGTAGCTTTTTGAATTTGAATTCTTAAGCCTGCTCCGTATCCCATATTCCAGTTTTGCATTAATCTTTCTTTAGCATCTCTTGCGGCAACTGAAGTTGCGTTAGCAAAAAGTACTCCTCCTAATAAATCAGGTTTACTACCTATTAATGGTAAGCGGAATCTATATTCTGCCTCAGCATAGAATAAATCTTCACCTCTGAATCGTCCTTGTGCATATCCACGACCTGATCTACCCATTTGATCCCATGCTGTTGATGGTAAAGCCATGTACGGTAAGTGACCATGAGTAGTTACGTTTGCATAAGTCCATAAAGCAAGAATATTTCTTGGAACTTTTTTCGATAAGCTAATATACTCTCTATATTCCAAAAATAATGTAGATGACCCCGTAGAATTACCTAAAACTTCACCATTGTATCTAAATGAAGCATTTAAGAATCTACCTTCGTATGGATTGGCAATATTATCACGAGTATCATATAATGCAGTAGCAGAAAGACCTAACAAGTTATATCCATTTGGGTCAAATCCGTGTTTCTGACTATATACATAGTGGTGTGTCAAATCACCATTTTCTACATCCAGATTTTCATCAACAATGTTTGCAAAACGGTCAAAGTGAATACCTGTACCTACATAAAAAGAAGGTTTTATTTCTTTTAATGCTGTTTGGTGTATTCTGAAGAAGTCAAAATTCATTAATTCACCATTAGTATTGTCTTTTTCATCAAAAACTGAATATCTAGGAGAATTAAAATGTTCTGTTGAACCTGTTCCAAGTCCATATGTAGGTTGAGACGATAGCATTAACCTGTAATCTGATTGGAACATCCATTTATTTTCGTTGGAATAAATATTACCTCTCATTAATAACATAAGTTGATCCTTCGTTGTATACGTTGCTGTAGCCAATACATTAGACATTTTTGTGGTCTTAGGATCTCCCATAAACATACTACCTGATGCTGCTACACCATATATTAAACCATAGGCGGGGTTAGAAGCAATTACAGGTAAAGGAGCGATATAAAGCTTTCCTTTCTTTGGAATATTCTTATTTTCGACTAATTCTTCTAAGTCCTTAGTGTCATTATTACTTTCTTGAGAATAAGCAATTTGAGAATAGGCCACTAAACTTGTAATTAATAAGGGCTTCATTAAATTCCTTATCAACTCTTTACACACATTTTTCATTTGATTTTAGATTTATTTTAAAATTGGTTTTGTTGTCGATTTATAAGAGCTTTTTGTTAGTTGTTTACCACTTTGTTATTTGGAAAATATCTATTGCAACATTTAAATAACTTGTTTGATGTAGTGGGTTTGTAATCATTCCTATTTTTAGTGGAAGCGTAATGTTATCGTTTAATTGTACTTTTCTAATAACAGCTAGACCAACATCATTTAAACCAGCTTTACTGCCATAAAACTGTGAACCAGAAGGGTCTGTTAAACTAAAAGATCCACCTATATGGGCCTTTAATTTATTTTTACCCCAATACCAATTGTATTCTAATTGTAGATATTGTGTGTAACGTTGGTCTCCCCTTCTTGTTATTTCTTCACCTTCCTGTTCTATTGTCTCTATATAGGTATCTCGTCCAAATACTAAGGTAGATGAAGTAAGATTCCACCTTCCTTTTTTATCCAGTTGTACACTAATGATAAAGTCTAAAAACCCTCTTGTTGTTTGTCTATTAAAATCAAAAATTCCTGAGGGGATAGGTATATCTGTAATTCCTTGAGTGAAGTTATAGTAATACTCAAAACGGACGTTAAAACGAGGTGTATAGTATCCAAAAATAAAGTCTGTTTCCTGGTATACACCATCTAACCCTACACCACCATACATGGCAGCTACCCAGTTCTTATATTTAACACCTAATTGAGATGCCATAGCA from Flammeovirga agarivorans harbors:
- a CDS encoding helix-turn-helix domain-containing protein, producing the protein MEKEDTYYLQFEEGPHVNYFNTLSRYFTNMNISNHDLYHKKGNDVVEGTVIKVCDRISMAVFSCSLSKKMIWERIKPDNDPNLLHLAIICEGNLKHYFKNKVKEVEADNMNGIIFYNGLFPLNVEFEPNKRLTSITFKFYKSDIEEVFTDSSAFINGLFDENEGVIYHLPIFQEIKKLANDTIFFYKEGFNRKAYLKARGLEILAVLFKKLENNQITKQNSLKVQDMERMNAVKAKLLDSLSTSVNTEELAKEFAISVSKLNKDFKNMTGTSIYKFYINAKMDEAYRRLKTGKYSVSDVGYDLGYTNLSKFSEMFRKMKGVNPIEVI
- a CDS encoding BamA/TamA family outer membrane protein, with translation MKPLLITSLVAYSQIAYSQESNNDTKDLEELVENKNIPKKGKLYIAPLPVIASNPAYGLIYGVAASGSMFMGDPKTTKMSNVLATATYTTKDQLMLLMRGNIYSNENKWMFQSDYRLMLSSQPTYGLGTGSTEHFNSPRYSVFDEKDNTNGELMNFDFFRIHQTALKEIKPSFYVGTGIHFDRFANIVDENLDVENGDLTHHYVYSQKHGFDPNGYNLLGLSATALYDTRDNIANPYEGRFLNASFRYNGEVLGNSTGSSTLFLEYREYISLSKKVPRNILALWTYANVTTHGHLPYMALPSTAWDQMGRSGRGYAQGRFRGEDLFYAEAEYRFRLPLIGSKPDLLGGVLFANATSVAARDAKERLMQNWNMGYGAGLRIQIQKATRTNIGIDYGMNTAGEGGALYLNLTEYF